The nucleotide window TCTTCACCGTGTGGTAACGGACCTTTTTCGTCGACTTCGCGGCCACGCGGACCTTCTTCGGTTCGACGTGGCTCACAAGGCGGATCTTCATGTTGGGGTACACCCGGTTCCCCTTGAGCTTGTTTGCCGAACGCAGGCTCTCCTCATCGATCCCGTAACGATCGCTGATCTCCGAAAGGGTCTCTCCTCTCTTCACAACATGGAATGCCTTGGCGGGACGAGCCTTGATCTCCTTTTCGGAGCGGACGGCCACCGGCTCGCTCTTCCTTGCCACAGCTCTCGACACCAGGGTCTTCGTGGGAGCGTCCTTGTCATCCTTCCTGAGCGCCGTCTTCGACCTCTCAACGGCCGGCGGGTCTTGAGTCACAGCACTGGCAAGGGCAGTGTAGCCGGACGACTCTCCCGAAAACCTGGGTATGGCGATGACCATGCCGGGTTTGATCCTGAGATCGTCATCACTGCTGTTCACAAGGACGAGGTCTCGTTCGCTGACCTTGTACTTCCTGACGATCTTGGCCATGCTGTCCTTTTTCCGCACCTTGTACGTGACAACGCTCTTTACGGAGGGGAGTTTCTCAAGCTCCGTTTGCAGACGGTCGGTAAATGCCCGCTTCTCGACATCCGACGGAAGCTTCACGACGTAATCGTTCTTTCCCGGCGGGGTGATCCCCCGAAGGATCTCGGGATTGCACATACGGATGGTATCCATGTCGCGGTTTGAAGCCCTGGCTATGGCCGCGACCGGTGTTGCCGCCGGAACCTCGACCTCTGTGAATCTGACGGGAGGGTCGTAGGTGATGCTGCCGAAACCAAATTTCGCCGGGTCTTTCGCGATGATGGCCGCGGCTATCAACTGCGGGATGTAATTACGCGTTTCACGGGGAAGCGTGTTGTACTTGTAGAGCTCCCAGAAATCGTTCGTGTTGTGTTTCTGGACCAGTCGTCCTATTCTCCCCTCGCCGGCATTGTAGCTGGCGGCGGCGAGATACCAGCAGCCGAACTGGTCGAAAAGGTCCTTGAGATACTTTGCGGCGGCAACGGTTGATTTTTCCGGGTCCCGCCGTTCGTCTACCCAGTGATCCACCTCAAGACCGTACCGCCCGCCCGTGGAGTAGATGAACTGCCACGGGCCTGATGCCTTCGCGTGTGAATACGCCTTCGGGTTGAAACCGCTCTCTATCATGGCCAGGTAGACAAGGTCCTCGGGCATGTTCTTCTCTCGGAGGATCTCAGTGATGATGGGAACGTACAGCCGGGAACGCTTCAGCCAGTTCGCGAAAACCTTCTTCTTGTCCTCGGAGAACCATTTGATGTAGTACTTCACCGCGTCATTGAACACGATGGGGATGTCAAAATTCCGATCATAGTTCGTGGCAAGGAGGGTCGTTATATCGTCATCGTCGTTGACCTTCACTTCCAGTGAGTACGGCTGAGGCCGCGCCTTCCGCGGCGCGTCCTGTTTCTGCCTCGTATGGGCAACGATCGCCTTCGTTTTCATCGACCCTGTGGCGGAACCCTTCCCCGGTCTGGAAATCTGAGAGGAATCCGCCCCGGTGACCGAAGTCTCACCGGGAGCTTGGTCCTGTACAACGACGGGCAGCCCCTGGTTGCCGATGTCTCCCGTCGATACCTGGTTGTTCGTTGCGCATCCTGCGAGAAAAAGAATGAATGCCGCCGCGGCGATAGATCGTTTCATGTTCCCCTTACCATAGCCTTTTTCTTAAGGCCTTGTTACGATGATATGTGCAATATGCCTTTCCTGTCAACAAAAAAATCGCAATTCATCAAGTTAATTCAACAGCTTGTCCTGTAAATCCCTGTATCCTATGGAAAAATCGTATGCCTTCATACGCTTCTTGTTCTCCAGCTGAAGCTCTCTGATGATAAGCAAACCCTTACCGGTGGCGACTTCGAGCCCCATTTTCGTTATACCCGTGATGGTGCCTGC belongs to Syntrophorhabdus sp. and includes:
- a CDS encoding LysM peptidoglycan-binding domain-containing protein, translated to MKRSIAAAAFILFLAGCATNNQVSTGDIGNQGLPVVVQDQAPGETSVTGADSSQISRPGKGSATGSMKTKAIVAHTRQKQDAPRKARPQPYSLEVKVNDDDDITTLLATNYDRNFDIPIVFNDAVKYYIKWFSEDKKKVFANWLKRSRLYVPIITEILREKNMPEDLVYLAMIESGFNPKAYSHAKASGPWQFIYSTGGRYGLEVDHWVDERRDPEKSTVAAAKYLKDLFDQFGCWYLAAASYNAGEGRIGRLVQKHNTNDFWELYKYNTLPRETRNYIPQLIAAAIIAKDPAKFGFGSITYDPPVRFTEVEVPAATPVAAIARASNRDMDTIRMCNPEILRGITPPGKNDYVVKLPSDVEKRAFTDRLQTELEKLPSVKSVVTYKVRKKDSMAKIVRKYKVSERDLVLVNSSDDDLRIKPGMVIAIPRFSGESSGYTALASAVTQDPPAVERSKTALRKDDKDAPTKTLVSRAVARKSEPVAVRSEKEIKARPAKAFHVVKRGETLSEISDRYGIDEESLRSANKLKGNRVYPNMKIRLVSHVEPKKVRVAAKSTKKVRYHTVKKGETLTSISEKYGVDVDDLKATNKIKGNKINARAKLKIVKEG